A region of the Paracoccaceae bacterium genome:
ATCCATGTAGCCGAACGAGGTGGTGAAGATGATGTTGCAGCCCGACAGCGCCATCTGCGTCAGCACACGCTCGGCGTCCGCGCCCTCTGGCACCGATTCCTGATAGGCGGTCTCGACCTTGTCGCCATAGGCCGCCTCGACGGCCAGCAGGCCCTGATGGTGCTGATAGGTCCAGCCGCCGTCGCCGATCGGACCGACATAGACGAAACAGGCCTTCACCTTGTCCATCTGCGCCTGCGCGGCCCCGCCCGTCGTCAGCGCCAGTCCCATGGCCACCCCGGCCAGCAGCGTTCTTCTGTTCATTGTCGTCTCCCTGTTGCGGGGCGCGGACGGCCCCGGTTTGCATTGGCCTCAGCGCGAGGCGTGGAAATTCTTGCCCAGAGCGGCAGGCGCGTTCATGGCCGCCCGCGCGCGGTCTGCCGACATCAGGACCAGCACCAGGATCGTTATCAGGTACGGCGACATCGACAAGTATTCGACCGGAATTCGGGCACCGGCTGCCTGCAGATTAAGCTGCAGCACGGTGATCCCGCCGAACAGGTAGGCCCCGATCAGCACCCGCCACGGTTTCCACGCGGCGAACACCACGATGGCCAGAGCGATCCAGCCCGCGCCCGAGGTGATCCCGTCGGTCCATTGCGGCACCCGCACAAGGCTGACATAGGCGCCGCCGAGCCCCGCCATGGCGCCGCCGAACAGGATTGCCAGGACCCGGATGCGCGTGACCTTGTAGCCAAGCGCATGCGCCGCGTCATGGCTTTCGCCGACCGCCCGCAGGATCAGGCCCGTACGGGTAAAGCGCAGGACGGCCCAGACCGCCGCAATGGCCGCGATCGAGAGGTAGACGATGGGATCGTGGGAAAACAGGATGCGGCCGATCACCGGGATGTCCGCCAGCGGCCCGAACGGCACCGCGCCGGTCGGCGGCGGCTTGATGCCGACGTAGCCCTGTCCGATCAGGCTGGACAGCCCCAGGCCGAACAGTGTCAGCGCCAGTCCGGTTGCCACCTGGTTCGCCAGCAGGACCTGCGTCAGCACGGCAAAGACCAGTGCCATCGCCATGGCGCCCGCCGCGCCACCCAGAAAACCCAGCACCGCGCTTCCCGTGCCGACAGCAGTCACGAACCCGCAGACCGCGCCCATGATCATCATCCCCTCGACCCCGAGGTTCAGCACGCCTGACTTTTCCACGACCAGTTCCCCGATCGCCGCCAGCATGATCGGCACCGAGGCCGCCATCAGCGAGGCGATCAGAACCGCCGGGTTGATTCCG
Encoded here:
- a CDS encoding ABC transporter permease produces the protein MDMFGGINPAVLIASLMAASVPIMLAAIGELVVEKSGVLNLGVEGMMIMGAVCGFVTAVGTGSAVLGFLGGAAGAMAMALVFAVLTQVLLANQVATGLALTLFGLGLSSLIGQGYVGIKPPPTGAVPFGPLADIPVIGRILFSHDPIVYLSIAAIAAVWAVLRFTRTGLILRAVGESHDAAHALGYKVTRIRVLAILFGGAMAGLGGAYVSLVRVPQWTDGITSGAGWIALAIVVFAAWKPWRVLIGAYLFGGITVLQLNLQAAGARIPVEYLSMSPYLITILVLVLMSADRARAAMNAPAALGKNFHASR